A stretch of the Actinomyces faecalis genome encodes the following:
- a CDS encoding DUF6541 family protein gives MTGWVGATGTLLLLAAATWGPGLGLLLAAGARSRLARLACAPALTFALYGVGGVLFNSLGLRWHVPTVALYVLTCVVLVAGVRWLILAAWGRPLTWRTWLAVPVDPSGAKEPASGGGAPGEPTGTLPALTGPRWLGPVAVAVTWLVMLSPVFPGTSPSEPIQSADSIYHYNQAWLIEHTGNASMLNGNASMFGLDGHSSFYPMVWHEITTLAAFGWSQVVEATNTMLLLVPLVYLIGLVYLVRVILPEIRAAAWIALGASALIPIFPMRLLMDTAVWPYTLALAACPAVAAWTIALWRRCLWLWGLGRRMRALAALAAVLPAYAGLALTHPATLIIIGWPLAAVAWTGIVLAAWRLLRHGERRRRALGVALVVLAVAMVVALVLVVVSPGPQQAHFGRRPFRTWDYSWKKVVSALVLFYGGGGWTMKATLVSMALACLGGTVVSLRRRRHRGAVVAWLACLPLIIAAMAPIPVLSALTGVFYNNPHRIKAMTAPAAVLLVTIGVAALGHWLMERLLERAKGRGAAQVRQWSPVAVGAAVLLVATTATWPGVRADVAGAFTPGAFNQRRVVSAQEKAMMHRLAQELPDDALVIGDPVAGTAMLPFMAGVRSVWMFAGQADSDADGLYLRHYFNQIHSDPHVCEILRAHEIRYFYQDASKFFNGTWLARLRPGLYDVRTTTGFTLVDRGGTARVWEITACD, from the coding sequence GTGACCGGCTGGGTCGGCGCCACTGGGACGCTCCTCCTGCTGGCGGCGGCCACCTGGGGGCCGGGACTAGGACTGCTGCTGGCGGCCGGGGCACGCAGCCGCCTGGCGCGCCTGGCCTGCGCCCCGGCACTGACCTTCGCCCTCTACGGCGTGGGGGGAGTGCTCTTCAACAGTCTGGGCCTGCGGTGGCACGTGCCCACCGTCGCCCTCTACGTCCTGACCTGTGTGGTGCTTGTCGCCGGTGTGCGCTGGCTCATCCTGGCCGCCTGGGGCAGGCCGCTGACCTGGCGGACGTGGCTGGCGGTGCCTGTGGACCCCTCGGGAGCGAAGGAACCGGCCAGCGGCGGAGGGGCTCCTGGAGAGCCGACCGGAACGCTGCCGGCGCTGACCGGTCCCCGCTGGCTGGGGCCGGTAGCGGTGGCCGTGACCTGGCTGGTCATGCTCAGCCCGGTCTTCCCAGGGACCTCCCCCTCCGAGCCGATTCAGTCGGCTGACTCGATCTACCACTACAACCAGGCCTGGCTCATCGAGCACACAGGCAACGCCTCCATGCTCAACGGCAACGCCAGCATGTTCGGTCTGGACGGCCACTCCAGCTTCTACCCGATGGTCTGGCACGAGATCACCACGCTGGCGGCCTTCGGGTGGAGCCAGGTGGTAGAGGCGACCAACACGATGCTGCTGCTCGTGCCGCTGGTCTACCTCATCGGCCTGGTCTACCTGGTACGGGTCATCCTGCCTGAGATCCGTGCCGCGGCTTGGATCGCGCTAGGGGCCAGTGCTCTGATCCCCATCTTCCCCATGCGCCTGCTCATGGATACCGCGGTGTGGCCTTACACACTCGCCCTGGCAGCCTGCCCCGCCGTGGCGGCCTGGACCATCGCCTTGTGGAGACGCTGCCTGTGGCTGTGGGGGCTGGGACGGCGGATGCGTGCCCTGGCGGCGCTCGCGGCCGTGCTACCTGCCTACGCCGGCCTGGCACTGACCCACCCGGCGACCCTCATCATTATCGGCTGGCCGTTGGCGGCCGTGGCCTGGACCGGTATCGTCCTGGCCGCCTGGAGACTGCTGCGCCACGGGGAGCGACGACGTCGTGCCCTGGGTGTGGCGCTAGTGGTCCTGGCGGTGGCCATGGTGGTGGCGCTGGTACTCGTGGTGGTCAGCCCTGGACCACAGCAGGCCCACTTCGGGCGCCGTCCTTTCCGCACCTGGGACTACAGCTGGAAGAAGGTGGTCTCCGCCCTGGTCCTGTTCTACGGGGGTGGCGGCTGGACGATGAAAGCCACCCTGGTCTCGATGGCGCTGGCCTGCCTGGGCGGGACGGTGGTGAGCCTGCGCCGGCGGCGCCACCGTGGGGCGGTGGTGGCATGGCTGGCCTGCCTGCCGTTGATCATCGCGGCGATGGCACCCATCCCGGTCCTGTCCGCTCTCACCGGCGTTTTCTACAACAACCCGCACCGGATCAAGGCGATGACGGCACCGGCAGCAGTGCTGCTGGTGACCATCGGGGTGGCGGCGCTGGGGCACTGGTTGATGGAACGCCTGCTGGAGCGGGCTAAAGGCCGTGGAGCGGCGCAGGTGCGCCAGTGGTCGCCGGTGGCGGTGGGGGCTGCGGTCCTGCTCGTGGCGACGACAGCCACCTGGCCGGGTGTGCGCGCGGACGTGGCCGGGGCCTTTACGCCCGGTGCCTTCAACCAGCGCAGGGTCGTCTCTGCGCAGGAGAAGGCGATGATGCACCGACTGGCGCAGGAGCTGCCGGACGACGCCCTGGTGATCGGGGACCCGGTGGCGGGGACGGCGATGCTGCCCTTCATGGCGGGGGTGCGCTCGGTGTGGATGTTCGCCGGGCAGGCCGACTCTGACGCTGACGGGCTCTACCTGCGCCACTACTTCAACCAGATCCACTCCGATCCGCACGTGTGCGAGATCCTGCGTGCCCACGAGATCCGCTACTTCTACCAGGACGCCAGCAAGTTCTTCAACGGCACCTGGCTGGCCCGGCTGCGTCCGGGGCTGTATGACGTGCGCACGACGACGGGCTTCACCCTGGTGGATCGTGGTGGCACGGCCCGGGTCTGGGAGATCACGGCCTGCGACTAG
- a CDS encoding nucleotide sugar dehydrogenase encodes MRIAVVALGKIGLPLAVQYATKGHEVIGVDISERTVELVNQGVEPFPGEAFLQDKLSELVPAGRLRATTDYSEAVPGADAVVLVVPLFVNDETWEPDFAWMDAATRSLAEHLTPGTLISYETTLPVGTTRRRWKPMIEETSGLREGSDFHLAFSPERVLTGRVFADLRRYPKLVGGLSEAGTRAGIAFYEQVLDFDERPDLPRPNGVWNMGTAEAAEMAKLAETTYRDVNIGLANQFAVYADKAGFDIERVIDACNSQPYSHIHRPGIAVGGHCIPVYPRLYLSTDPDASVVRTARQFNATMPHYVVGRAEEMLGSLEGLRVVVLGASYRGKVKETAFSGVFPTVEALRAKGAEVLVQDPMFSDDELAGFGWAPYHLGEAVDVAIVQADHPEYTTLTPTDLPGVRLLLDGRRATDPALWVGTPRLVIGGGQ; translated from the coding sequence ATGCGCATCGCCGTCGTCGCCCTGGGAAAGATCGGGCTGCCGCTGGCTGTCCAGTACGCCACGAAGGGCCACGAGGTTATCGGGGTCGATATCAGCGAGCGGACGGTGGAGCTGGTCAACCAGGGTGTTGAGCCCTTCCCCGGCGAGGCCTTCCTCCAGGACAAGCTCAGCGAGCTGGTGCCGGCCGGCCGCCTGCGCGCCACCACGGACTACTCTGAGGCCGTCCCCGGAGCGGACGCGGTCGTCCTGGTGGTCCCGCTCTTCGTCAACGACGAGACCTGGGAGCCGGACTTCGCCTGGATGGACGCCGCCACTCGGTCGCTGGCTGAGCACCTGACGCCGGGCACCCTCATCTCCTACGAGACCACGCTGCCTGTGGGAACCACCCGCAGACGCTGGAAGCCTATGATCGAGGAGACCAGCGGCCTGCGCGAGGGCAGCGACTTCCACCTCGCCTTCAGCCCGGAGCGGGTGCTGACCGGCCGCGTCTTCGCAGACCTGCGTCGCTACCCCAAGCTGGTTGGTGGTCTGAGTGAGGCGGGCACCAGGGCGGGGATCGCCTTCTACGAGCAGGTCCTCGACTTTGATGAGCGTCCCGACCTCCCGCGCCCCAACGGCGTGTGGAACATGGGGACTGCCGAGGCCGCTGAGATGGCTAAGCTCGCTGAGACCACCTACCGTGACGTCAACATCGGCCTGGCCAACCAGTTCGCCGTCTACGCGGACAAGGCCGGTTTTGACATCGAGCGCGTTATCGACGCCTGCAACTCCCAGCCCTACTCCCACATCCACCGTCCCGGCATCGCGGTGGGTGGGCACTGTATCCCGGTCTATCCGCGTCTGTACCTGTCCACGGATCCTGACGCCTCGGTGGTGCGCACAGCCCGTCAGTTCAACGCCACGATGCCGCACTACGTGGTGGGGCGTGCCGAGGAGATGCTCGGGTCACTGGAGGGGTTGCGCGTGGTGGTGCTGGGTGCCTCCTACCGTGGCAAGGTGAAGGAAACTGCCTTCTCCGGGGTGTTCCCCACCGTTGAGGCCCTGCGTGCCAAGGGGGCTGAGGTCCTGGTCCAGGACCCCATGTTCTCCGACGACGAGCTCGCCGGCTTCGGCTGGGCCCCCTACCACCTGGGTGAGGCGGTGGACGTCGCCATCGTGCAGGCCGACCACCCTGAGTACACGACCCTCACACCCACGGACCTGCCCGGCGTACGCCTGCTGCTGGATGGGCGGCGAGCCACGGACCCGGCGCTGTGGGTAGGTACCCCGCGCCTGGTCATCGGTGGTGGTCAGTGA
- a CDS encoding DUF6541 family protein, whose protein sequence is MSAMTVAVVLGALTLGLLLLLAPGWLIAWAGGLRGLAAASVATGLSCAVIGVAEIFTSAAGLPWGRFGWVAITALSAVAAALLLGLRRLLPGSRGMSGSDAVAGARAPSQIRSRPGPDRLVLLGGFALSVVLAAGGLWWGTGGVTTPPQAFDAVFHLAAVQTIREGGDASSLGGLADLYQGRRVYYPTVWHGAAALLPGTASLASNVLVIIVGAVSWPLGVVGLIDAVVCAPPDRTCLPGTAGKARALTLVTSALAAAATNAQAVTLTTLAVWPYALSLVCLPGVLALAHTLTSAAEWRPRLVSALLALGTAGGAVLAHGSAVFNLLVLLAALVVSWLARLLRAGGVKRRRVLSVLVLVLVVGAAGAWMMRGALASVLGYERDGGSALATLAQSLMDTPQYGPLTWHGLPVGIGLLALAAVAVHRRGREMRLHLVTWVLALGLVVLTGGPQWPGRALGAVWYLQKARVQPLAVIALLVLVGQGLYLLLMRWCSQEGLRARRRTTALVGAVAATALLAVPLHAQLAASIHDDERIAYGTLVTEAELTSQGELAALLPPGSVVVAAPSLGGTYLWTEHGVGVVYRTRVQPAEDSPELRLADAPAVLEPGSRACTALKELGADYYLSVTRDPSGLEHGSAPLRWDAGLAHWPNEGMERVRMLPTPTGSLTLNRIIGCG, encoded by the coding sequence ATGAGCGCCATGACGGTGGCGGTGGTGCTCGGCGCCTTGACGTTGGGCCTGCTTCTGCTGCTTGCCCCCGGCTGGCTCATCGCCTGGGCCGGAGGGTTGCGCGGCCTGGCGGCCGCCTCGGTGGCGACGGGTCTGTCCTGCGCCGTCATTGGCGTGGCCGAGATCTTCACCTCCGCCGCAGGTCTGCCCTGGGGGCGGTTCGGCTGGGTGGCGATCACCGCCCTGAGTGCGGTGGCCGCCGCGCTGCTCCTTGGACTCAGGCGACTGCTGCCTGGCTCTCGTGGGATGTCCGGGTCCGACGCCGTTGCCGGAGCTCGTGCCCCATCTCAGATCCGCTCCCGCCCCGGTCCTGACCGGCTCGTCCTCTTGGGCGGGTTCGCACTCTCCGTCGTCCTCGCTGCAGGCGGGCTGTGGTGGGGGACTGGTGGTGTGACCACCCCACCCCAGGCCTTCGACGCCGTCTTCCACCTCGCCGCCGTCCAGACGATCCGTGAGGGCGGCGACGCCTCCAGCCTCGGAGGTCTCGCCGACCTCTACCAAGGGCGCCGCGTCTACTACCCAACCGTCTGGCACGGCGCGGCCGCGCTGCTTCCCGGCACAGCCTCGCTGGCCTCCAACGTGCTTGTCATCATCGTTGGGGCCGTCAGCTGGCCGCTAGGCGTTGTGGGGCTCATCGACGCCGTTGTGTGTGCACCCCCGGACCGCACATGCCTGCCAGGTACAGCCGGGAAGGCTCGCGCCCTGACCTTGGTCACCAGTGCCCTGGCCGCCGCCGCGACCAACGCCCAGGCCGTGACGCTCACGACGCTCGCCGTGTGGCCCTACGCACTGTCCCTCGTCTGCCTACCGGGTGTTCTCGCCCTCGCCCACACGCTTACCAGCGCCGCCGAGTGGCGTCCTCGTCTCGTGAGTGCCCTGCTTGCCCTCGGCACCGCCGGGGGAGCGGTGCTTGCGCACGGCAGTGCTGTTTTCAACCTCCTCGTGCTCCTGGCCGCCCTCGTGGTCTCCTGGCTGGCCCGCCTGCTGCGCGCGGGTGGCGTGAAACGCCGACGAGTCCTGTCCGTCCTCGTCCTCGTGCTCGTGGTGGGGGCTGCCGGTGCCTGGATGATGCGCGGTGCCCTGGCCTCCGTTCTCGGCTACGAGCGCGACGGTGGCAGCGCGCTGGCGACCCTTGCCCAGTCACTCATGGACACGCCCCAGTACGGGCCTCTCACCTGGCATGGACTACCGGTGGGAATCGGTCTGCTCGCACTGGCCGCCGTCGCTGTCCACCGCCGCGGGCGCGAGATGCGCCTCCACCTGGTCACCTGGGTGCTGGCGCTGGGACTTGTGGTGCTCACCGGTGGGCCGCAGTGGCCGGGCAGAGCGCTGGGCGCCGTGTGGTACCTGCAAAAGGCCCGGGTCCAGCCCCTGGCCGTCATCGCCCTGCTTGTTCTCGTCGGTCAAGGCCTGTACCTGCTGCTCATGCGCTGGTGCAGCCAGGAAGGCCTGCGTGCTCGCCGTCGGACTACCGCCCTCGTGGGGGCAGTGGCCGCCACGGCCCTGCTGGCCGTGCCCTTGCACGCGCAGCTGGCTGCCAGTATCCACGACGACGAGCGCATCGCCTACGGCACCCTCGTCACCGAGGCCGAGCTCACCTCCCAGGGTGAGCTTGCGGCTCTGCTGCCTCCGGGGTCCGTCGTCGTTGCCGCACCCTCGCTCGGGGGCACGTACCTGTGGACCGAGCACGGCGTCGGAGTCGTCTACCGGACCCGGGTTCAGCCCGCCGAGGACAGCCCCGAGCTCAGACTCGCCGACGCCCCCGCTGTCCTCGAACCGGGCAGCCGGGCCTGCACGGCCCTGAAGGAGCTTGGCGCCGACTACTACCTGTCCGTGACCCGCGATCCCTCCGGGCTAGAGCACGGCAGTGCCCCGCTGCGCTGGGACGCGGGCCTGGCCCACTGGCCGAATGAGGGCATGGAGCGCGTCAGGATGCTCCCGACCCCGACCGGCTCACTCACCCTGAACCGGATCATCGGCTGCGGCTGA
- a CDS encoding NlpC/P60 family protein: MTRPSLMLQRQATTLLAALTLTLSVAPAAAHEAPTADSATVGSTASAPPVTDVVPALPEKSPSSAQSVGTDRSIGAEPSGEDPTSVVTTENDPLNGIDLSGAGAWLHDSTGWWYRILDGSYPASTWATINGATYYFNSTGYMTTSWLQQGGTWYYLKPSGARAQGWVYDRGTWYYLADDGRMSTGWIQDGGSWYYLKPSGAMTTGWLQQDGAWYYLKASGARAQGWVYDRGTWYYLADDGRMSTGWIQDGGSWYYLKPSGAMTTGWLQQDGAWYYLKPSGARAQGWVYDRGTWYYLADDGRMSTGWIQDGSSWYYLKPSGAMTTGWLQQGGSWYYLGTSGAMATGWLRQGGTWYYLDTNGAMATGERVINGRTERFTAGGVWYGYSAPTGYLQPTDHITSLGWATNDLTWGMNGVKVRIVQQRLGIWSSGTLASVNSTFQAAVRNFQARAGLPQTGVVDRTTWDAMGTGYSWWVDQYQATPISLSATRSERVEAMIGYAWNQIGSSYTWGGAGSYSLGFDCSGLVLQSLYAAGMDPQPINVHKHQWPSYRTSRELYAYPGFQHVPFNQRQRGDLVFYTTKGVVSHVSIYLGNDQIIHTDWMGRPARVDHVTAGYSWSAIAPTVVRPFP, encoded by the coding sequence ATGACCCGTCCCTCCCTCATGCTTCAGCGACAGGCAACGACGCTCCTCGCCGCGCTCACCCTGACTCTGTCCGTGGCCCCTGCCGCCGCTCACGAGGCCCCCACCGCTGACAGTGCCACTGTCGGCTCCACTGCGAGTGCGCCGCCTGTGACCGACGTCGTGCCTGCACTGCCTGAAAAGTCCCCATCCTCCGCTCAGAGCGTCGGGACGGACCGGTCGATCGGTGCAGAGCCTTCTGGTGAGGACCCCACGAGCGTTGTCACGACTGAGAACGACCCGCTCAACGGCATCGACCTCAGCGGGGCCGGCGCATGGCTGCATGACTCCACCGGATGGTGGTATCGCATCTTAGACGGCTCCTATCCGGCATCAACCTGGGCCACGATCAATGGGGCGACCTACTACTTCAACAGCACCGGTTATATGACCACCAGCTGGCTCCAGCAGGGCGGCACCTGGTACTACCTCAAGCCCAGCGGCGCACGCGCCCAGGGATGGGTCTACGATCGCGGGACCTGGTACTACCTCGCCGACGACGGACGCATGTCCACCGGATGGATCCAGGACGGCGGCTCCTGGTACTACCTCAAGCCCAGCGGCGCCATGACCACCGGCTGGCTCCAGCAGGACGGTGCCTGGTACTACCTCAAGGCCAGCGGCGCACGCGCCCAGGGATGGGTCTACGATCGCGGGACCTGGTACTACCTCGCCGACGACGGACGCATGTCCACCGGATGGATCCAGGACGGCGGCTCCTGGTACTACCTCAAGCCCAGCGGCGCCATGACCACCGGCTGGCTCCAGCAGGACGGTGCCTGGTACTACCTCAAGCCCAGCGGCGCACGCGCCCAGGGATGGGTCTACGATCGCGGGACCTGGTACTACCTCGCCGACGACGGACGCATGTCCACCGGATGGATCCAGGACGGCAGCTCCTGGTACTACCTCAAGCCCAGCGGCGCCATGACCACCGGCTGGCTCCAGCAGGGCGGCTCCTGGTACTACCTAGGCACCAGCGGCGCCATGGCCACCGGCTGGCTCAGGCAGGGCGGCACCTGGTACTACCTAGACACCAACGGCGCCATGGCCACCGGTGAGAGGGTCATCAACGGCAGGACGGAGCGGTTCACGGCCGGGGGAGTCTGGTACGGCTACAGCGCTCCCACGGGATACCTCCAGCCCACGGACCACATCACCTCCCTCGGCTGGGCCACCAACGACCTCACCTGGGGGATGAACGGTGTCAAGGTCCGCATCGTCCAGCAGCGCTTAGGGATCTGGAGCTCCGGCACCCTGGCCTCGGTCAACAGCACCTTCCAGGCCGCGGTCCGCAACTTCCAGGCCCGTGCCGGCCTGCCTCAGACCGGGGTCGTCGACAGGACCACCTGGGACGCCATGGGTACCGGCTACTCCTGGTGGGTGGACCAGTACCAGGCCACACCCATCTCACTCAGCGCAACCCGTTCCGAGCGCGTCGAGGCCATGATCGGTTACGCCTGGAACCAGATCGGCTCGAGCTACACCTGGGGTGGAGCGGGCTCCTACTCACTCGGTTTCGACTGCTCCGGTCTGGTTCTGCAGTCCCTGTACGCCGCTGGCATGGATCCTCAGCCCATCAACGTCCACAAGCACCAGTGGCCCAGCTACCGCACCTCGCGGGAGCTCTACGCCTACCCCGGTTTCCAGCACGTGCCCTTCAACCAGCGGCAGCGGGGCGACCTCGTCTTCTACACCACCAAGGGCGTGGTCTCCCACGTGTCCATTTACCTGGGCAACGACCAGATCATCCACACCGACTGGATGGGCCGCCCCGCACGCGTGGACCACGTGACCGCCGGCTACTCGTGGTCCGCTATCGCGCCCACAGTGGTGCGTCCCTTCCCGTGA
- a CDS encoding MBL fold metallo-hydrolase, which translates to MRRTAVLGAGASKRLLSNGGLCSLLLTLVLVVPSLAAVPLAQAQTTSEERIHVLAFPGSDAIILESNGRFAFVDSGEDRDYPSGSDPRYPARPGITGAIGYEDELWSYLDQLGVNSTNVEFYLGTHPHSDHIGTADTVIERYKPKRIYTPEYKDEWIREPSRLWDNQYVYDQMIEAAQRAYKSYGASLIQHLDPQAPAVPTAERPHTASPEFDFEDMHIQIVNYQEDYKYPGAMFDANQMAWGVKVTSHGKSAFLAADIENTDGDEDRIAPEVGEVDFLKLGHHGSFTSSSEGFLETLKPQIAVQTGMLSYFFDETVKILDRQGSRWYSAQNIRAEGNSAVVLTMDESGLGIDGAPAGVVYRTRRAGSPHAIAYQGGRPSEQHGWRLIAGRYYWFDNSAYASEDSWVRDGSAWYYLRSDAVMATGWAHDGEAWYYFSDSGAMLSGWQRLGGVWYYLEPSGRMATGWRLVGGSWYYFSGSGAMATGWAHDGEAWYYFSDSGAMLSGWQRLGGVWYYLEPSGRMATGWRLVGGSWYYFSGSGAMATGWAHDGEAWYYFSDSGAMRTGWLASGRSWFYLTGSGAMATGIVMTDGRYSHFGSSGVWLGYL; encoded by the coding sequence ATGAGGAGGACCGCTGTGCTCGGTGCCGGCGCGAGCAAGAGGCTGCTGTCCAACGGGGGGCTGTGCTCGCTTCTGCTGACGCTGGTGCTCGTCGTCCCTAGCCTGGCTGCCGTCCCGCTGGCGCAGGCGCAGACGACCTCGGAGGAGAGGATTCACGTCTTGGCCTTTCCGGGCTCGGACGCGATCATCTTGGAGAGCAACGGGCGTTTCGCCTTTGTGGATTCTGGTGAGGACCGTGACTACCCGAGCGGCTCGGACCCCCGTTACCCCGCCCGTCCTGGAATCACGGGGGCGATAGGCTATGAGGACGAGCTGTGGTCCTACCTTGACCAGCTCGGGGTCAACAGCACGAACGTTGAGTTCTACCTGGGTACGCACCCCCACTCCGACCACATCGGCACAGCAGACACCGTCATCGAGCGATACAAGCCGAAGCGGATCTACACCCCGGAGTACAAGGACGAGTGGATCCGCGAACCGAGCCGTTTGTGGGACAACCAGTACGTCTATGACCAGATGATCGAGGCCGCACAGCGGGCGTACAAGAGCTACGGTGCCTCCCTCATCCAGCACCTGGATCCCCAGGCGCCTGCCGTGCCGACGGCGGAGAGACCGCACACCGCCTCTCCTGAGTTCGACTTCGAGGACATGCACATCCAGATCGTCAACTACCAGGAGGACTATAAGTACCCCGGTGCCATGTTCGACGCGAACCAGATGGCCTGGGGTGTCAAGGTCACGAGCCATGGCAAGAGCGCCTTCCTGGCGGCTGACATCGAGAACACCGACGGCGACGAGGATCGCATCGCTCCTGAGGTCGGCGAGGTCGACTTCCTCAAGCTTGGGCACCACGGGAGCTTCACTTCCAGCAGTGAGGGGTTCCTTGAGACCCTCAAGCCGCAGATCGCTGTCCAGACTGGGATGCTCTCCTACTTCTTTGACGAGACAGTGAAGATCCTTGACCGTCAGGGGTCGCGGTGGTACTCGGCGCAGAACATTCGTGCTGAGGGCAACAGCGCCGTCGTCCTGACCATGGATGAGTCCGGGCTCGGTATTGACGGCGCTCCTGCCGGGGTGGTTTACCGCACCCGCAGAGCAGGGAGCCCTCATGCGATCGCGTATCAAGGAGGGCGACCGTCCGAGCAGCATGGATGGCGCCTGATCGCTGGCAGGTACTACTGGTTCGACAACAGTGCCTATGCCAGTGAGGACTCATGGGTGAGGGACGGCAGCGCCTGGTACTACCTGCGCTCTGACGCGGTCATGGCGACGGGCTGGGCGCATGACGGTGAGGCCTGGTACTACTTCAGTGACTCTGGCGCCATGCTGTCTGGGTGGCAGCGTCTTGGTGGGGTCTGGTACTACCTGGAGCCGTCTGGTCGGATGGCGACTGGGTGGCGTCTGGTTGGTGGGTCCTGGTACTACTTCTCCGGCTCTGGTGCGATGGCGACGGGCTGGGCGCATGACGGTGAGGCCTGGTACTACTTCAGTGACTCTGGCGCCATGCTGTCTGGGTGGCAGCGTCTTGGTGGGGTCTGGTACTACCTGGAGCCGTCTGGTCGGATGGCGACTGGGTGGCGTCTGGTTGGTGGGTCCTGGTACTACTTCTCCGGCTCTGGTGCGATGGCGACGGGCTGGGCGCATGACGGTGAGGCCTGGTACTACTTCAGTGACTCTGGTGCCATGAGAACCGGATGGCTGGCTAGCGGCCGCTCGTGGTTCTATCTCACTGGATCTGGCGCGATGGCTACGGGGATCGTGATGACAGACGGACGGTACTCGCACTTTGGATCCAGTGGGGTCTGGCTCGGCTACCTCTGA
- a CDS encoding LTA synthase family protein — MALLIQLTVAALSVVLLFPLFRLRVPARVALCRAGVVALIASIVVTLVLTFATTDNEVYTQKYMPYLFKYAAAYTAVWLPLSVWTLALGGLIRLRRDPDARPAWKKAVGVLLSAGVYGLAGLMGFGAYWIRSYFGEIDIDEVTFVLATGHDHSTADLSTQILNYVTAPTVCAVIVGLLVGLWDFEVVVRGRQGRELRWAAKLTRRIAAVVGVAAVGVTGSWLVRVVPVGEVLFPPAATTYIEDNYAPPTAANVVFPEKKRNIIHIFLESYENTFYDVAEGGAMDGSLMPDMAQLSDENISFSHTEVKGGFYQIPGATFTVGGIVAQTGGVPLKSPVLGEHIQQFNFPSFSMIGDLLKEEGYTTEVMMAANADFGSKRDLFSEHGDFLIFDHAYAQQHGYIPEGYQVWWGYEDDKMYEFAKSELSRLASASEPFYFMLETADTHFPDGYLSEEVTQRPYDEQFSNVVLHSQRQAVELVRWIQEQPFYEDTTIIITGDHLSMDDQYFARKDIPSDYGRTVLNIIVNPAPGVEAARGTTNRQFTSLDLFPTTLAAAGVEIKGDMLGLGVNMFSSTPTLAERDGIEVVMENLKAPSRFYDARLRPEIPTLSGDG; from the coding sequence ATGGCACTTCTTATCCAGCTGACCGTTGCGGCTTTGTCTGTTGTGCTGCTGTTCCCGCTCTTTCGGTTACGTGTCCCTGCCCGGGTGGCGCTGTGCAGGGCTGGGGTGGTGGCGCTCATCGCCTCGATCGTGGTCACCTTGGTACTGACTTTCGCGACGACCGACAACGAGGTGTACACGCAGAAGTACATGCCGTACCTCTTCAAGTACGCAGCCGCCTACACGGCCGTCTGGCTGCCGTTGTCAGTATGGACGCTGGCGCTGGGCGGGCTGATCCGGCTGCGTCGTGACCCGGACGCCCGTCCCGCATGGAAGAAGGCCGTGGGTGTCCTCCTGTCCGCCGGGGTGTACGGGCTCGCCGGACTGATGGGGTTTGGTGCCTACTGGATCCGCAGCTACTTCGGCGAGATCGACATTGATGAGGTCACCTTTGTCCTGGCGACCGGGCACGACCACTCGACTGCTGACTTGTCGACGCAGATCCTGAATTATGTGACCGCCCCAACCGTGTGCGCTGTCATCGTGGGCCTTCTTGTGGGTCTGTGGGACTTTGAGGTCGTGGTGCGGGGACGCCAGGGGCGAGAGCTCCGGTGGGCGGCGAAGCTGACCAGGCGGATCGCCGCCGTGGTGGGCGTAGCGGCGGTCGGTGTGACGGGTTCCTGGCTGGTACGCGTCGTTCCGGTTGGCGAGGTGCTGTTCCCACCAGCCGCAACAACCTATATCGAGGACAATTACGCCCCACCTACCGCAGCGAACGTGGTGTTTCCTGAGAAGAAGAGGAACATCATCCATATCTTCCTGGAGTCCTATGAGAACACGTTCTACGACGTCGCCGAGGGCGGCGCCATGGACGGCAGCCTCATGCCTGATATGGCGCAGCTGTCTGACGAGAACATCAGCTTCTCGCACACTGAGGTCAAAGGCGGTTTCTATCAGATTCCCGGCGCCACCTTTACCGTTGGCGGCATCGTGGCCCAGACCGGCGGCGTGCCCCTGAAGTCTCCGGTGCTGGGGGAGCACATACAGCAGTTCAACTTCCCGAGCTTCTCCATGATCGGAGATCTCCTCAAGGAGGAGGGATACACCACTGAGGTCATGATGGCTGCGAACGCCGACTTCGGCTCGAAGCGCGACCTGTTCAGTGAGCACGGGGACTTTCTGATCTTTGATCATGCCTATGCCCAGCAGCACGGCTACATTCCTGAGGGGTATCAGGTCTGGTGGGGCTACGAGGATGACAAGATGTATGAGTTCGCCAAGAGTGAGCTGTCGCGTCTGGCCTCGGCGAGCGAGCCCTTCTACTTCATGCTGGAGACCGCAGACACGCACTTCCCTGACGGCTATCTCTCGGAGGAGGTCACGCAGCGCCCGTATGATGAGCAGTTCTCGAATGTTGTCCTGCACTCGCAGAGGCAGGCCGTGGAGCTTGTCCGCTGGATCCAGGAGCAGCCCTTCTACGAGGACACGACGATCATCATCACCGGTGACCACCTGTCGATGGACGATCAGTACTTCGCCCGAAAGGACATCCCTTCCGACTACGGGCGCACAGTGCTCAATATCATTGTCAACCCGGCACCTGGCGTCGAGGCGGCCCGCGGTACGACGAACCGTCAGTTCACCTCGCTCGACCTCTTCCCGACCACCCTGGCCGCCGCGGGGGTCGAGATCAAGGGGGACATGCTGGGGCTGGGAGTCAACATGTTCTCCTCAACCCCCACTCTTGCTGAGCGTGACGGGATAGAGGTGGTCATGGAGAATCTCAAAGCGCCTTCTCGATTTTATGATGCGCGGCTCAGGCCTGAGATTCCCACCCTGTCAGGAGACGGGTAA